The proteins below are encoded in one region of Candidatus Hydrogenedentota bacterium:
- a CDS encoding transposase: METNECVPDDVFIPFDRTAELAIHGRHLPHWRQDGVTYFVTFRLADSVPRSKVRSWKEEREQWLKRHPKPWSIEEMRSYGDFYQRFEKWLDAGDGSRILADKRAGELVASALHHFDGERYILDSYTIMPNHVHVLVRAYDAEDLSKHLHTWKSFTAHELNKLLHRSGTVWQGESFDHIVRSAPHLEHFRKYIEENPRKAGIASGYLIGCGLGVK; the protein is encoded by the coding sequence ATGGAAACCAACGAGTGCGTGCCCGACGACGTATTCATTCCCTTTGATCGCACCGCCGAACTTGCGATCCACGGACGGCATCTTCCGCATTGGAGACAAGACGGAGTCACCTACTTCGTTACATTTCGTCTCGCCGACTCTGTCCCGCGTTCGAAGGTCAGGTCCTGGAAGGAGGAGCGCGAACAGTGGCTTAAGCGTCACCCGAAGCCGTGGAGCATCGAGGAGATGCGTTCCTATGGGGACTTCTATCAACGATTCGAGAAATGGCTTGATGCCGGCGACGGTTCGCGCATTCTGGCCGACAAGCGCGCGGGCGAATTGGTGGCGTCTGCGCTGCATCACTTTGATGGCGAACGATATATTCTCGATTCCTATACGATCATGCCGAATCACGTCCACGTGCTTGTACGTGCGTACGATGCCGAAGATCTTTCTAAACACCTGCATACCTGGAAATCATTTACGGCGCACGAGTTGAACAAGCTCCTGCATCGTTCGGGCACGGTGTGGCAGGGCGAGTCATTTGACCACATCGTTCGGAGCGCTCCTCATCTTGAGCATTTTCGAAAATATATTGAGGAGAACCCGAGGAAAGCGGGGATTGCTTCGGGCTATTTGATAGGCTGTGGGCTTGGGGTGAAGTGA